Proteins from a single region of Desulfovibrio sp. JC022:
- a CDS encoding YcaO-like family protein, whose product MLELKSCPKVYSKDQDKAVTPEETVSRVKALLDEKCNGVLKCTRKIDTGRLGIPVFISECGDEAREVMPTRKQMGKGASVAQAEASALMELVERFSFFSFWSKPDNFTLATYSEAEDLWPGKVISIEKILQSVGEEMDPGKARVILDLVRWHFYPALNVHTGEEEYVPLDWFKILNEFNGSSAGNTPEESVLQGASELVERHVCAVIDRERPEVPVIDPASCEDEVLSKLCKCFDDNEIKYIINDFSFGMPLPTVAVTAWDPSSFPGMSEIVFTAGTSASPCKAAIRAFTEVAQLAGDFETGRVYEASGLPKFTEIEQTGWLGAGQCVKMNSLPSVESDDIYDELKKFAAQLEEKGYTLYTVATTHPELGVSANYNFVPGFQFRERTPHASLGLFVGRILSEKVALDIAGDGLDVIGDIYDEPYFIPFFEGMLALRGGDTSRAVDMFSVAVEMQPADEEKALSAFYTAYALSLEERWPETIPYLDRAIELDDEAKEYFNLRGVAKFKAKDYALAAVDFKGALALDSGSASDLANLGLCHKFMGEDDEAIEYLTTALELDPSLEYALPHLQELLDK is encoded by the coding sequence ATGCTGGAACTTAAATCATGTCCCAAAGTTTATTCCAAAGATCAGGATAAGGCGGTCACCCCGGAGGAGACAGTCTCACGGGTTAAGGCGCTGCTGGACGAAAAGTGCAACGGTGTCCTCAAGTGTACCCGTAAGATTGATACCGGACGCCTCGGAATTCCTGTTTTTATCAGTGAGTGCGGCGACGAAGCCCGCGAAGTGATGCCCACCCGCAAGCAGATGGGGAAGGGCGCATCCGTTGCGCAGGCCGAAGCTTCCGCGCTGATGGAATTGGTGGAGCGGTTCAGTTTTTTCAGTTTTTGGTCCAAGCCTGATAATTTTACTCTCGCTACTTATAGTGAAGCAGAGGATCTCTGGCCCGGAAAGGTTATTTCTATTGAGAAGATCCTGCAATCCGTAGGTGAGGAGATGGACCCCGGCAAGGCCAGGGTTATTCTCGACTTGGTGCGCTGGCATTTTTATCCCGCACTGAACGTCCATACCGGGGAAGAAGAGTATGTTCCGCTGGACTGGTTTAAGATTCTTAACGAGTTTAACGGTTCTTCTGCGGGAAATACTCCTGAAGAGTCTGTGCTTCAGGGGGCAAGCGAGCTGGTTGAAAGGCATGTCTGCGCAGTAATTGACCGCGAACGGCCTGAAGTTCCGGTTATTGATCCTGCTTCCTGTGAAGACGAGGTTCTTTCTAAGCTTTGCAAGTGCTTTGATGACAATGAAATCAAATACATCATCAACGATTTTTCGTTTGGCATGCCTCTGCCTACTGTTGCGGTTACCGCGTGGGACCCTTCTAGCTTTCCGGGTATGAGTGAGATTGTTTTTACCGCCGGGACTTCCGCTTCTCCGTGCAAGGCCGCTATCCGTGCTTTTACTGAAGTCGCGCAGTTGGCCGGGGATTTTGAAACTGGACGTGTGTACGAAGCATCAGGGCTGCCCAAGTTTACCGAGATTGAACAGACCGGCTGGCTGGGAGCAGGGCAGTGCGTGAAGATGAATTCTCTGCCGTCTGTTGAGAGTGATGATATTTATGACGAGCTGAAGAAGTTCGCTGCGCAATTGGAAGAAAAAGGCTACACCCTGTACACTGTGGCTACCACTCATCCTGAACTGGGGGTGTCTGCAAACTACAATTTCGTGCCTGGTTTTCAGTTTCGTGAACGCACTCCGCACGCCAGTCTCGGTCTTTTTGTGGGCCGTATTCTTTCAGAGAAAGTAGCTCTTGATATAGCCGGGGACGGGCTGGATGTGATCGGTGATATTTACGATGAGCCGTACTTTATTCCCTTCTTTGAAGGTATGCTGGCTCTGCGTGGCGGTGATACTTCCCGCGCTGTGGATATGTTCAGTGTTGCTGTAGAGATGCAGCCAGCTGATGAAGAGAAGGCTTTATCTGCGTTCTACACCGCTTACGCTCTTTCACTTGAGGAGCGTTGGCCGGAAACAATTCCTTATCTTGACCGGGCCATTGAGCTTGATGATGAGGCCAAAGAATATTTCAACCTGCGCGGTGTGGCTAAATTCAAGGCCAAAGATTACGCTCTCGCTGCTGTTGATTTTAAGGGAGCACTTGCGCTGGATAGCGGATCTGCTTCCGATCTTGCAAATCTCGGTTTGTGTCATAAATTTATGGGTGAAGATGATGAAGCCATTGAATATCTGACTACCGCGTTGGAGCTTGATCCCTCCCTTGAATATGCCCTGCCGCATCTTCAGGAATTACTCGATAAATAA
- a CDS encoding methyltransferase has translation MKNIALQPTATFDELLAAARNKFGAIKFEEVKVGDQIFELAQIADMPAYLDKLVNKARGGKKIDLPLWAKIWPSSLVLGFYALKFKAAEGAKFLEVGTDGGLCGMIAASRGYEVVLADTDDDALLFARLNASRNKLDEKISMHKVDFAETDLEEKFNYILGCEILHRDDVAQSLPGFIGRHLVEAKDSEVLLAMDKKRGGKKFFEQTKESYRLMRQEVPFAGNAGEGKSIVSLVRMGVK, from the coding sequence TTGAAAAATATAGCGTTACAGCCCACTGCGACTTTTGACGAGCTGCTTGCTGCGGCCCGGAACAAGTTCGGTGCGATCAAGTTTGAAGAAGTTAAGGTGGGCGATCAGATTTTTGAACTGGCCCAGATTGCAGATATGCCTGCATATCTTGATAAGCTCGTGAACAAAGCCAGGGGCGGTAAGAAAATTGATCTGCCTCTTTGGGCTAAGATTTGGCCTTCCTCTCTTGTGCTGGGGTTTTACGCTCTTAAGTTCAAGGCGGCAGAAGGTGCAAAGTTTCTTGAAGTAGGTACTGATGGCGGACTTTGCGGCATGATCGCTGCCAGCCGCGGTTATGAGGTTGTGCTTGCTGATACTGATGATGACGCGCTGCTTTTTGCTCGCTTGAATGCTTCACGCAATAAGCTTGATGAAAAAATCAGCATGCACAAAGTTGATTTTGCTGAGACCGATCTGGAAGAAAAGTTCAACTATATTTTAGGGTGCGAGATTCTGCATCGCGACGATGTGGCGCAGTCTCTGCCCGGATTCATAGGCAGGCATTTGGTTGAAGCCAAGGATTCCGAAGTGCTGCTGGCTATGGATAAGAAGCGTGGCGGAAAGAAATTTTTTGAGCAGACTAAGGAGAGCTATCGTCTGATGAGACAGGAAGTTCCTTTTGCCGGAAATGCAGGGGAAGGCAAGTCTATTGTTTCTCTGGTCAGGATGGGAGTGAAGTAA
- the dksA gene encoding RNA polymerase-binding protein DksA: MEQKDIEYFRETLNKMLDDILQKGQETIEDMTESGETYADPADRATAESDRAFTLRLRDRERKLIKKIQKAIQRIDDGDFGICHACGDDISVPRLKARPVTTLCIACKSKQEEEEQNRGD, from the coding sequence ATGGAACAGAAAGATATTGAATACTTCCGCGAAACCCTGAACAAGATGCTTGATGACATCCTTCAGAAGGGTCAGGAAACCATCGAAGACATGACAGAATCCGGGGAAACTTATGCTGACCCCGCAGACCGAGCAACCGCCGAGTCCGACCGAGCATTCACTCTCAGACTCAGGGACAGGGAGCGCAAACTTATTAAAAAAATCCAGAAGGCCATTCAGCGTATTGATGATGGAGATTTCGGTATCTGCCACGCCTGTGGTGACGACATCTCCGTTCCAAGGCTCAAGGCCCGCCCGGTAACAACTCTCTGCATTGCCTGTAAGAGCAAGCAGGAGGAAGAAGAACAGAACCGTGGGGATTAA
- a CDS encoding NFACT RNA binding domain-containing protein, translating into MDAHFFRALTGELEENLKGRRVEKIFAPAEGVWTFALQSKGGKEYLLFRPAKSVGLLFLSRVKPVNPPSPPSQVMWLRKRLAGRRLFEAHHDWINLRIAFTLSPWKQRDKYRYLLLDMKKGVSLIHDLPEGFPAPVTWPSYEEARSDDEVWRNFPQISPPLRKTLSGLPEEKGRNLLNRLEDGITDHFYISEKKGELTAPRVWSNPKGEEQAYDSAIEASSIYGEKILFPVMERMENAEQRSTLKSGKKKFKKIFKRIEQEEERLRSMQARKIEAEALQAEMYRLKDLRELDRVTVNHPEHGEMEVELDPLLTPAENMEKIFRFAAKAQRGFKHMERRKQEVEAEHELFLKANLMPSTDKGRKKKNIEIPKKYKSIAASLFISSDGFLMIRGKNSKANHEILSKVSSVFDYWFHVQGGPGSHVILKRDHPGQEVPEQTLREAAILAALKSYRTNDSKADVMCALVKDVRKVKGWAHGQVAVDSVLQNLHVDIDQSLEEKLAKK; encoded by the coding sequence ATGGACGCACACTTCTTTCGTGCCCTGACCGGCGAACTTGAGGAAAATCTCAAGGGCCGCAGGGTGGAAAAAATATTTGCCCCCGCTGAGGGAGTGTGGACTTTCGCACTCCAATCAAAGGGAGGTAAGGAATATCTTCTATTCAGGCCCGCCAAATCGGTGGGCCTGCTCTTTCTTTCAAGGGTAAAACCGGTCAATCCCCCCAGTCCCCCGTCACAGGTCATGTGGCTGCGCAAACGGCTGGCCGGACGCAGACTTTTTGAAGCCCATCACGACTGGATCAACCTGCGGATCGCCTTTACCCTTTCCCCATGGAAACAACGCGACAAATACCGCTACCTGCTGCTGGACATGAAAAAGGGAGTTTCCCTCATCCATGACCTGCCGGAGGGATTCCCCGCGCCTGTGACATGGCCTTCATACGAAGAGGCCCGTTCGGATGATGAAGTCTGGCGAAACTTCCCGCAGATATCCCCTCCCCTGCGCAAGACCCTGAGCGGTCTTCCTGAAGAAAAAGGACGCAACCTGCTCAACAGGCTTGAAGACGGGATTACCGATCATTTCTATATCTCGGAAAAAAAGGGCGAACTAACTGCCCCGCGTGTCTGGTCAAACCCCAAGGGGGAAGAACAAGCCTACGATTCAGCCATTGAGGCCTCATCCATTTACGGGGAGAAAATACTTTTCCCGGTCATGGAACGTATGGAAAATGCCGAACAACGTAGCACCCTCAAAAGCGGAAAAAAGAAATTCAAAAAGATTTTCAAGCGCATTGAACAGGAAGAGGAGCGGTTACGCTCTATGCAGGCCCGCAAAATTGAGGCCGAAGCCCTGCAAGCGGAAATGTACCGCTTAAAGGATTTGCGCGAACTGGACAGGGTCACGGTCAACCATCCCGAGCATGGAGAGATGGAAGTTGAGCTTGATCCGCTACTAACTCCCGCTGAGAACATGGAAAAAATATTCCGTTTCGCAGCCAAGGCCCAGCGCGGATTCAAACACATGGAACGGCGCAAACAGGAAGTGGAAGCGGAGCATGAGCTGTTCCTGAAGGCCAACCTCATGCCCTCCACGGATAAAGGCCGGAAAAAGAAAAACATCGAGATACCCAAAAAGTACAAAAGTATAGCGGCCTCGCTATTCATCTCATCCGACGGTTTTCTCATGATCCGGGGTAAGAACAGCAAGGCAAATCATGAAATTCTGAGCAAAGTATCTTCGGTTTTTGATTACTGGTTCCACGTGCAGGGAGGTCCCGGTTCTCACGTTATACTCAAGCGCGATCATCCCGGTCAGGAAGTACCAGAACAAACCTTGCGCGAAGCTGCCATACTGGCAGCCCTTAAAAGCTATCGTACTAATGATTCCAAAGCGGACGTGATGTGCGCGCTGGTCAAAGATGTGCGCAAGGTCAAAGGCTGGGCGCATGGGCAGGTAGCTGTAGACAGCGTACTACAGAACCTGCACGTTGATATTGATCAGTCGCTAGAAGAAAAACTGGCTAAGAAATAA
- a CDS encoding molybdenum cofactor biosynthesis protein MoaE has protein sequence MDISKKIAELKQDPGFAENVGMVLIHNGVVRGWSRGTREKVTGIEIKTDHDKIEQIRKEHEEFPGIYKIVTHANEGVFKPGDDVLFLIVAGDIRENVKECLSSLLDRVKAEAFGKKEILA, from the coding sequence ATGGACATTTCAAAAAAAATAGCTGAGCTTAAACAAGATCCCGGATTCGCCGAAAATGTAGGCATGGTCCTGATCCATAACGGAGTCGTCCGCGGCTGGTCGCGGGGAACCCGTGAAAAAGTCACCGGCATCGAAATCAAGACCGACCACGATAAAATTGAACAAATCCGCAAGGAACATGAAGAGTTCCCCGGAATCTATAAAATCGTGACCCACGCCAATGAAGGCGTCTTCAAACCCGGAGATGACGTGCTTTTCCTCATCGTAGCGGGCGACATTCGCGAGAACGTCAAGGAATGCCTTTCCAGCCTGCTCGACAGGGTCAAGGCCGAAGCCTTCGGAAAAAAAGAAATTCTCGCCTAA
- a CDS encoding glycosyltransferase family 2 protein, with product MIIPTYNRADRVCRAVDSVLAQKFADFECLVVNDGSTDDTADRLAEYADLRLKVIWQENRGVSAARNFGIANSCGEFIALLDSDDEWVVEKLKKQIPFMEEGGFEISQTDEIWIRKGKRVNQCKKHEKPEGMFFDRSLEMCMVSPSCAIFSRKFWDELGPFDEDMPACEDYDLWIRAGLKYPVGLLRERLTVKHGGRPDQLSNSVACLDLYRIYAIVKLLQDGGLSAEEYDMALAELQRKAGFYIGGCRKRGRDGQAAKMERLVQDVAAGNTVVPAEIIKI from the coding sequence GTGATTATACCGACTTACAACCGTGCGGATCGGGTCTGCCGGGCAGTGGACTCCGTGTTGGCCCAGAAGTTTGCGGATTTTGAATGTCTGGTTGTGAATGACGGCTCCACAGATGATACAGCGGATAGGTTGGCTGAATATGCCGATCTTCGGTTGAAAGTCATTTGGCAGGAGAACAGGGGAGTTTCGGCTGCACGCAATTTCGGTATTGCAAATTCGTGTGGTGAATTTATCGCTCTTTTGGATTCTGACGATGAATGGGTGGTGGAAAAGCTTAAAAAGCAAATTCCTTTTATGGAAGAGGGCGGTTTTGAAATCAGCCAGACAGATGAAATCTGGATCCGTAAGGGTAAGCGGGTTAATCAATGTAAAAAGCATGAAAAGCCCGAAGGAATGTTTTTCGACCGCTCACTTGAAATGTGTATGGTCAGTCCGTCCTGTGCGATCTTCAGCCGTAAGTTCTGGGATGAACTGGGGCCGTTTGATGAAGATATGCCCGCCTGCGAGGACTATGATCTTTGGATCAGGGCCGGGCTAAAATATCCGGTAGGTCTTTTGCGGGAGCGTTTGACTGTAAAACATGGCGGGCGTCCCGATCAGCTGTCGAACAGTGTAGCGTGTTTGGATTTATACAGAATCTACGCTATAGTGAAGCTGCTTCAGGACGGAGGACTTTCCGCGGAAGAGTATGACATGGCTCTTGCTGAATTGCAGCGTAAGGCCGGTTTTTATATCGGCGGATGCAGGAAGAGGGGGCGTGACGGACAGGCCGCGAAGATGGAGCGGCTGGTACAGGATGTCGCGGCCGGAAATACTGTCGTACCTGCTGAAATAATTAAAATATGA
- a CDS encoding glycosyltransferase: MRIFQVINVRWFNATSWYALYLSKLLQDAGHEVLLITVPGSETEEKALEMGLNVETIELNSARPHKLIKACSQVLSLIKKHQPQVVNCHRGEAFFWWGILRKMGMGYKLVRTRGDQRLPKSDIFNRYLHSKVADAVVVTNKRMADHFLEKMELAQNRLWLIHGGVDNQEFRYDAEGRKKIREQFGFNENDIVIGMLGRFDRVKGQKELIEALAKTRHNVQGKSIKLFLIGFPTATSKHEVDTWLTDNGLTEITAISGKCEDVTACISAMDIGVIASLWSETIARAALEIMACERPLISTSVGVMPDLLPQEALVPPQDVTQLSLKITEAINHPEFREKLLEEHKRTMSQLSGEDFLKRTMTLYQGILN, translated from the coding sequence ATGCGAATTTTCCAAGTCATCAACGTCCGCTGGTTCAACGCCACTTCATGGTACGCCCTTTACCTGAGCAAATTGCTGCAAGATGCCGGGCACGAAGTTCTACTCATTACTGTCCCCGGTTCCGAAACCGAGGAAAAAGCCCTTGAAATGGGGCTTAATGTTGAAACCATAGAACTTAATTCCGCCCGCCCGCATAAATTGATCAAGGCCTGCTCACAGGTTCTTTCCCTGATTAAAAAACACCAACCGCAGGTAGTTAACTGCCATCGAGGGGAAGCATTTTTCTGGTGGGGAATCCTGCGTAAAATGGGCATGGGCTACAAGCTGGTCAGAACCAGAGGTGACCAGAGACTTCCCAAGAGTGATATTTTCAACCGTTACCTGCATTCCAAGGTTGCTGATGCCGTAGTGGTAACCAACAAAAGAATGGCTGACCATTTTCTGGAAAAAATGGAGCTGGCTCAGAACCGGCTCTGGCTGATCCACGGAGGCGTGGACAACCAAGAATTTCGCTACGATGCCGAAGGGCGCAAGAAAATACGTGAACAATTCGGCTTCAATGAAAATGACATTGTTATCGGTATGCTCGGAAGGTTTGACCGGGTCAAAGGGCAAAAGGAACTAATCGAAGCCCTCGCCAAAACACGCCACAACGTACAGGGCAAAAGCATCAAGCTGTTCCTGATCGGCTTTCCCACTGCCACCAGCAAGCACGAGGTGGACACATGGCTTACCGATAACGGACTGACCGAAATAACCGCCATCAGCGGTAAATGCGAAGATGTGACTGCATGCATATCTGCCATGGATATCGGAGTAATAGCTTCACTCTGGTCGGAAACCATCGCCCGAGCTGCATTGGAAATCATGGCCTGCGAAAGACCGCTCATTTCAACTTCCGTCGGGGTCATGCCGGACCTGCTGCCGCAGGAAGCACTTGTGCCCCCGCAGGATGTCACCCAGCTTTCCCTGAAGATAACCGAAGCAATTAATCATCCTGAATTTCGTGAAAAATTACTTGAAGAGCACAAACGGACCATGTCCCAGCTTTCCGGCGAGGATTTCCTCAAAAGAACAATGACGCTCTATCAAGGTATTTTGAATTAA
- a CDS encoding lytic murein transglycosylase: protein MFKKLAVLFFILLLGSVSFAHGADSHSWDELKDRLAADGFNREYVDAVFSASSLEYDSAMMARKMRVLLKRRFEPPAKKVAREKEYDERYVGPIMLAGGYSYLREHYALLQDIDKEYGVAPSVLVALLLVETKLGFTLGDAPAFNNLANMAASPDPLKFFDKLGYEKLEEKDMLWLKMRTKKKADWAYRELSALLKFSSANSIVPTEIPGSPYGAFGICQFMPSTAIHYAVDGDKDGRIDLFSREDALFSMASFLKRHGWKNSLSKKKKLKVIYRYNHSMVYARTIYEVSRQLEKIRSTFGPD from the coding sequence ATGTTTAAGAAATTGGCAGTATTATTTTTTATTCTTTTGTTGGGAAGTGTTTCTTTTGCCCATGGTGCTGACTCCCATAGCTGGGACGAGCTTAAAGACAGGCTCGCGGCAGACGGGTTTAACCGTGAGTATGTGGATGCTGTTTTTTCTGCCAGTTCACTGGAATATGATTCGGCCATGATGGCCCGCAAGATGCGGGTGCTGCTCAAACGCAGGTTTGAGCCACCGGCAAAGAAAGTGGCCCGTGAAAAGGAATACGATGAAAGATATGTCGGGCCGATTATGCTGGCGGGAGGTTATTCCTATCTCCGTGAACACTATGCATTATTGCAGGATATAGACAAAGAATACGGTGTTGCTCCATCTGTACTGGTAGCCTTGTTGCTGGTGGAGACCAAGCTCGGGTTCACTCTTGGCGATGCCCCGGCTTTTAATAACCTCGCCAACATGGCCGCAAGTCCTGATCCGCTTAAATTTTTTGATAAGTTAGGCTACGAGAAGCTGGAAGAAAAAGATATGCTCTGGCTTAAGATGCGGACGAAGAAAAAAGCTGATTGGGCCTACCGTGAGCTTTCCGCGCTGCTGAAATTTTCTTCTGCAAACTCTATTGTGCCTACTGAAATTCCCGGTTCTCCTTACGGTGCTTTCGGAATCTGTCAGTTCATGCCCAGCACCGCTATTCATTATGCTGTAGATGGAGATAAAGACGGGCGTATCGATCTTTTCAGTCGTGAAGACGCCCTGTTCAGCATGGCCAGTTTTTTAAAAAGGCACGGCTGGAAAAATTCTCTGAGCAAGAAAAAGAAGCTTAAGGTTATTTATCGCTACAACCATTCCATGGTCTATGCCCGGACGATCTACGAAGTCTCCCGGCAGCTTGAAAAGATCCGCTCTACTTTTGGGCCAGATTAA
- a CDS encoding TolC family protein: MKRNVPFLLVLIFMLSSVSFAYAQEQGEKSLGEAKAPVSMEEATTQVPQAVTDEAKDADMTLTLEECVNLGLKQNPSIIAARKNLLAAESDVKRQRGAFGGPVTAKYGYTHSGDQPRSGNTAADYQDKWAFSINVSQPVFKGFELLSKYQKTKLQRASTEASLYNAELSLISNIQTSFLTLLQGRMEVKSKQDSVARLQSQLDVIQAFYQVGLRPRVDVLQAEVELATAEQDLLIAKNTVDSRAARLNTLLNLPIEKNVDYSGELTYLPFSMTLDQCIAKADKGRPDLKIARKAVEISEEDVTIAESGFYPDITADFNYNSDGGDPSVSKNKYNYQNRPDDWNIGANLNWEVFSWGQTYYDSKRAEDNVKKIKAEFDNTKLEASYEIKDQLLSLKAAADRIGVGRKSVEAGREGYRMAMARYQAQVSTNNEVLNAQSRLSDSEAQLIQALSDYQVALAKLYVAMGDMNPSLKTN; this comes from the coding sequence ATGAAACGCAATGTTCCGTTTTTATTAGTATTGATTTTCATGCTGTCATCGGTCTCCTTTGCCTACGCGCAGGAGCAGGGTGAAAAGTCTCTTGGTGAAGCCAAGGCTCCTGTTTCCATGGAAGAGGCTACCACTCAGGTGCCTCAAGCCGTTACTGATGAAGCCAAAGATGCCGACATGACCCTCACTCTTGAGGAGTGCGTAAACCTCGGACTGAAACAGAACCCGTCCATTATCGCGGCCCGCAAAAATCTGCTGGCAGCTGAAAGCGATGTGAAGAGACAGCGTGGTGCTTTCGGTGGTCCTGTTACAGCCAAGTATGGTTACACCCATAGCGGTGATCAGCCCCGTTCCGGTAATACTGCTGCTGACTATCAGGATAAATGGGCTTTTTCCATTAACGTAAGCCAGCCTGTTTTTAAGGGTTTTGAACTGCTTTCAAAGTACCAGAAAACCAAGTTGCAGAGAGCGTCCACCGAGGCCAGCCTCTACAATGCAGAACTTTCCCTGATCAGCAATATTCAGACTTCTTTCCTGACCCTGTTGCAGGGACGCATGGAAGTTAAGAGTAAACAGGATTCTGTTGCCCGTCTGCAATCCCAGCTTGATGTTATTCAGGCTTTTTATCAGGTCGGACTTCGTCCCAGAGTTGATGTGCTGCAGGCTGAGGTTGAACTCGCCACCGCGGAACAGGATTTGCTCATCGCCAAAAACACCGTCGATTCAAGGGCTGCAAGGTTGAATACCCTGCTCAATCTGCCAATTGAAAAGAATGTTGATTACTCCGGTGAGCTGACTTACCTGCCTTTCTCCATGACTCTTGATCAGTGCATTGCCAAGGCGGACAAAGGTCGTCCCGACTTGAAGATCGCCCGTAAGGCCGTTGAAATTTCCGAAGAAGATGTAACCATTGCCGAGAGCGGTTTTTATCCCGACATCACTGCGGATTTCAACTACAACAGTGACGGTGGTGATCCTTCGGTCAGTAAAAATAAATACAATTATCAGAATCGTCCCGATGACTGGAATATCGGCGCGAATCTGAACTGGGAAGTTTTCAGCTGGGGGCAGACCTACTACGACTCCAAGCGCGCTGAAGACAACGTCAAGAAGATCAAGGCTGAGTTTGATAATACCAAGCTCGAAGCTTCTTACGAAATTAAAGATCAGTTGCTCAGTCTCAAAGCTGCTGCCGACCGTATCGGCGTGGGCCGCAAGTCCGTTGAAGCCGGTCGTGAAGGTTACAGAATGGCCATGGCCCGTTATCAGGCTCAGGTCAGCACAAACAACGAAGTGCTTAACGCCCAGTCCCGTTTGAGTGACAGTGAAGCTCAGCTTATTCAGGCCCTGTCTGACTATCAGGTTGCCCTTGCCAAGCTTTATGTCGCTATGGGTGACATGAACCCGTCTCTTAAGACCAACTAG
- a CDS encoding MogA/MoaB family molybdenum cofactor biosynthesis protein encodes MLKCDFSTIKDAGVGSRIVLGDSCFQPQGCICMALSGSSAGFRAGMVLTGEGVELLRIVSGGWTSGVPGAKSWVAEVLAELPHGEVELSVKKEGYSLAYVTLSDKGAAGQRKDEAGPLIAEMIKNALPISIVQGYLIADECDDLKALLMHLAHVDGFDLIMTTGGTGVGPRDVSPEATLAVIEKRLPGFERAITATGLEKTPHAMISRAVAGTLGESVVVNFPGSPKAVRESLEAVLPALKHTVDKLQGDKTDCAAI; translated from the coding sequence GTGCTTAAATGTGATTTTTCTACGATAAAAGATGCAGGCGTCGGCAGCAGGATCGTGCTAGGTGATTCCTGCTTCCAGCCGCAAGGGTGTATCTGTATGGCTCTGTCCGGTAGTAGTGCTGGATTCAGGGCCGGAATGGTGCTTACCGGTGAGGGCGTAGAGCTGCTACGCATTGTTTCGGGCGGCTGGACTTCAGGTGTACCGGGTGCAAAATCGTGGGTTGCTGAAGTTTTGGCAGAGCTGCCTCACGGTGAGGTTGAGCTTTCCGTGAAGAAGGAAGGTTATTCCCTTGCTTACGTTACCCTGAGTGATAAAGGGGCTGCCGGGCAAAGAAAGGATGAGGCCGGGCCGCTCATTGCTGAAATGATAAAAAATGCACTTCCGATTTCCATCGTGCAGGGTTATCTGATCGCTGACGAATGCGATGATCTCAAAGCATTGCTCATGCATCTAGCTCATGTGGATGGTTTTGATCTGATCATGACTACCGGCGGGACCGGGGTCGGGCCGCGTGATGTTTCCCCGGAAGCAACTCTTGCGGTGATTGAAAAACGGTTGCCCGGATTTGAAAGGGCCATAACCGCCACCGGACTTGAAAAAACTCCCCATGCCATGATTTCACGGGCTGTTGCCGGAACTCTGGGGGAAAGTGTTGTTGTGAATTTTCCCGGCAGTCCGAAAGCTGTGCGGGAAAGCCTTGAAGCTGTACTTCCCGCTCTTAAACATACAGTGGACAAATTGCAGGGCGATAAAACCGATTGTGCAGCTATTTAG
- a CDS encoding DUF1614 domain-containing protein: MRGPMFSLPTVLFLGIIFFVLIFFLFIFVQVGLVTVAFSKLGLTAGQGFLLLIATLFGSGVNIPVFRSERLVPDVRVRRVRMFNPYSPLDAQREGATLTNQVVAVNLGGCVIPVLLSLSLLSRSGFDFSILLCVGVVSAAAYVLARPIPGVGIGIPVLIPPLITALAALIFVQGEMAPIAAYVAGSLGTLIGADLLHLATPATRRVLDAPLVSIGGAGTFDGIFITGILAVLLA; encoded by the coding sequence ATGCGTGGCCCCATGTTTTCTCTGCCTACGGTTCTTTTTTTAGGCATCATTTTTTTTGTCCTCATATTCTTTTTGTTTATATTTGTACAGGTTGGTCTCGTAACCGTTGCTTTTTCCAAGCTGGGTTTGACAGCTGGACAGGGTTTTCTGCTGCTTATTGCTACTCTGTTCGGGAGCGGGGTCAACATTCCGGTGTTCCGTTCGGAAAGGCTGGTACCTGATGTGAGAGTCAGGCGGGTGCGCATGTTCAATCCCTATTCTCCGCTGGATGCTCAGCGTGAGGGCGCAACCCTGACCAATCAGGTTGTGGCGGTGAACCTCGGTGGCTGTGTGATTCCGGTACTGCTTTCCCTGTCTTTGCTCAGCAGATCCGGTTTTGATTTCTCCATTTTACTCTGCGTGGGTGTGGTCAGTGCAGCCGCTTATGTTCTCGCCCGACCTATTCCGGGAGTGGGGATCGGAATCCCGGTGCTGATTCCACCGCTGATTACCGCGCTTGCGGCCCTGATTTTTGTGCAGGGTGAAATGGCACCTATAGCGGCTTATGTTGCAGGAAGCCTTGGAACCCTGATAGGTGCGGATTTGCTGCACCTTGCCACCCCGGCTACCCGGCGGGTGCTGGATGCTCCGCTAGTTTCCATCGGCGGGGCAGGAACTTTTGACGGAATTTTTATCACCGGTATTCTGGCTGTTCTGCTGGCCTGA